In the Microtus pennsylvanicus isolate mMicPen1 chromosome 6, mMicPen1.hap1, whole genome shotgun sequence genome, one interval contains:
- the Basp1 gene encoding brain acid soluble protein 1 produces MGGKLSKKKKGYNVNDEKAKDKDKKAEGAGTEEEGTAKESEPQAAADAAEVKESAEEKPKDAADGEAKAEEKEGDKAAAAKEEAPKAEPEKSEGAAEEQQPEPAPAPEQEAAAPGPAAGGEVPKAGDTAGAESTGAAEEEGEAKKTEAPAGGPEAKSDAAQASDSKPSSADGAPSSKETAAASEAPSSTAKATAPAAPPAATTEPQAEAPAAPAASSEQSVAVKE; encoded by the coding sequence ATGGGAGGCAAGCTGAGCAAGAAGAAGAAGGGCTACAATGTGAACGACGAGAAAGCCAAGGACAAAGACAAGAAGGCTGAAGGCGCCGGCACCGAGGAGGAGGGGACCGCGAAGGAGAGCGAGCCCCAGGCTGCCGCCGACGCCGCCGAGGTCAAAGAGAGCGCAGAGGAGAAGCCCAAGGACGCGGCGGACGGCGAGGCCAAGGCGGAGGAGAAGGAGGGCGACAAGGCGGCGGCGGCCAAGGAGGAGGCACCCAAGGCCGAGCCCGAGAAGAGCGAGGGCGCCGCGGAGGAGCAGCAGCCCGAGCCCGCGCCGGCGCCCGAGCAGGAGGCGGCCGCGCCCGGGCCCGCTGCGGGCGGCGAGGTCCCCAAGGCCGGCGACACCGCGGGCGCCGAGAGCACGGGCGCGGCCGAGGAGGAGGGCGAGGCCAAAAAGACTGAGGCTCCCGCCGGCGGCCCCGAGGCGAAAAGCGACGCGGCCCAGGCTTCAGACTCTAAACCTAGCAGCGCTGACGGCGCGCCCTCGTCCAAGGAGACGGCCGCGGCCTCCGAGGCGCCCAGTTCCACGGCCAAGGCCACTGCGCCCGCCGCGCCCCCAGCCGCCACCACCGAGCCGCAGGCCGAGGCCCCCGCCGCCCCCGCCGCCAGCTCTGAGCAAAGCGTGGCCGTCAAAGAGTAA